The Streptomyces sp. NBC_01275 genome has a segment encoding these proteins:
- the npdG gene encoding NADPH-dependent F420 reductase gives MTSTDSAQTTPASAPAKAPAKDPWDLPDVSGLVVGVLGGTGPQGKGLAYRLAKAGQKVIIGSRAADRAQTAAEELGHGVEGADNADTARRSDIVIVAVPWDGHGKTLESLREELAGKLVVDCVNPLGFDKKGAYALKPEEGSAAEQAAALLPDSRVAAAFHHLSAVLLQDPEIEEIDTDVMVLGEERADVEIVQALAGRIPGMRGVFAGRLRNAHQVESLVANLISVNRRYKAHAGLRVTDV, from the coding sequence ATGACCTCTACCGACAGTGCACAGACCACCCCCGCGAGCGCCCCGGCGAAGGCCCCCGCCAAGGACCCGTGGGACCTTCCCGACGTCTCCGGGCTCGTCGTCGGCGTGCTCGGCGGGACCGGCCCGCAGGGCAAGGGCCTCGCCTACCGGCTCGCCAAGGCCGGCCAGAAGGTGATCATCGGCTCGCGCGCCGCCGACCGCGCCCAGACCGCAGCCGAGGAGCTCGGGCACGGCGTCGAGGGCGCCGACAACGCCGACACCGCGCGCCGCAGCGACATCGTGATCGTCGCCGTGCCGTGGGACGGCCACGGCAAGACGCTGGAGTCGCTGCGCGAGGAGCTGGCGGGCAAGCTCGTCGTCGACTGCGTCAACCCGCTCGGCTTCGACAAGAAGGGCGCGTACGCGCTGAAGCCGGAGGAGGGCAGCGCCGCCGAGCAGGCCGCCGCCCTGCTGCCCGACTCCCGGGTCGCCGCCGCCTTCCACCACCTCTCGGCGGTCCTGCTCCAGGACCCGGAGATCGAGGAGATCGACACCGATGTGATGGTGCTGGGCGAGGAGCGCGCCGACGTCGAGATCGTGCAGGCGCTGGCCGGCCGCATCCCCGGCATGCGGGGCGTCTTCGCCGGCCGGCTGCGCAACGCCCACCAGGTGGAGTCCCTGGTCGCCAACCTGATCTCCGTCAACCGCCGCTACAAGGCCCACGCGGGGCTGCGCGTCACCGACGTGTGA
- a CDS encoding MFS transporter has translation MTDDAPAPPAAPSAPSGLRAILPDLAPWRASRDFRRLWMSGLVSNFGSFLTFVALPVQLKDLTGSAAAVGAIGAVELVPLVAFGLYGGALADAWDKRKLILWTEVGQGLLSLVLLLNALVPSPAVWPLYVVAALSSALVSVQRPAMDSLWPRIVAHEHLPAATSLNALRWTVGGVAGPAAAGIVVAYAGLGWAYAADALTFLVSVALVVRIASSPAAHEAAKPSWQAIAEGARYAWGRKELLGTYAVDLAAMFLAMPLAVLPFLADELDAPWSLGLMYASVPAGSMLVSLTSGWTSRVHRHGRMVALSAAMWGLAIAGAGLVGDVWLVLLFLTLAGAFDMISGIFRGAMWNQTIPDELRGRLAGIELLSYSVGPTLGQVRTGGFAAWLGVRTSVWSGGVLCVGAVGLLAVCLPGLMRYDVRTNEHAARLRAQRAAAPTPVTEA, from the coding sequence GTGACCGACGACGCCCCCGCTCCTCCCGCTGCCCCCTCCGCACCCTCCGGACTGCGGGCGATCCTCCCGGACCTCGCCCCCTGGCGGGCCTCCCGGGACTTCCGTCGGCTGTGGATGTCGGGGCTGGTGTCGAACTTCGGCAGCTTCCTGACGTTCGTCGCGCTGCCGGTACAGCTGAAGGACCTGACGGGGTCCGCCGCGGCGGTGGGCGCGATCGGCGCCGTGGAACTCGTCCCGCTCGTGGCGTTCGGGCTGTACGGCGGTGCGCTCGCGGACGCGTGGGACAAGCGGAAGCTGATCCTGTGGACCGAGGTGGGGCAGGGCCTGCTCTCCCTCGTGCTGCTGCTCAACGCCCTTGTGCCGAGCCCTGCGGTCTGGCCGCTGTACGTCGTGGCCGCCCTGTCCTCCGCCCTCGTCTCCGTCCAGCGTCCCGCGATGGACTCGCTGTGGCCGCGGATCGTGGCCCATGAGCACCTCCCGGCCGCGACCTCGCTGAACGCCCTGCGCTGGACCGTCGGCGGGGTCGCCGGACCGGCCGCGGCGGGGATCGTCGTCGCCTACGCGGGCCTGGGCTGGGCCTACGCCGCCGACGCCCTCACCTTCCTCGTGTCCGTCGCCCTCGTCGTGCGCATCGCCTCCTCCCCCGCCGCGCACGAGGCCGCCAAGCCGTCGTGGCAGGCGATCGCGGAGGGCGCGCGGTACGCGTGGGGCCGCAAGGAGCTGCTGGGGACGTACGCCGTGGACCTCGCGGCGATGTTCCTGGCGATGCCGCTGGCCGTGCTGCCGTTCCTCGCGGACGAGCTGGACGCCCCGTGGTCGCTGGGGCTGATGTACGCGAGCGTCCCGGCCGGGTCGATGCTGGTGAGCCTGACCAGCGGCTGGACCTCCCGGGTACACCGGCACGGGCGGATGGTGGCGCTGTCGGCCGCGATGTGGGGGCTGGCCATCGCGGGCGCGGGGCTGGTGGGCGACGTGTGGCTGGTGCTGCTGTTCCTGACCCTCGCCGGGGCGTTCGACATGATCAGCGGGATCTTCCGCGGGGCCATGTGGAACCAGACGATCCCGGACGAGCTGCGCGGCCGGCTCGCCGGGATCGAGCTGCTGTCCTACTCGGTGGGGCCGACGCTCGGCCAGGTGCGGACCGGCGGGTTCGCGGCCTGGCTGGGGGTGCGGACGTCCGTCTGGTCGGGCGGGGTGCTGTGCGTGGGCGCGGTGGGGCTGCTGGCCGTGTGCCTTCCGGGGCTGATGAGGTACGACGTCCGCACGAACGAGCACGCGGCGCGACTGCGCGCGCAACGCGCGGCCGCGCCCACGCCTGTCACCGAGGCCTGA
- the map gene encoding type I methionyl aminopeptidase: MSGQSLLVPGELSPTRSVPGNIRRPEYVGKPAPTPYTGPEVQTPETIEAMRRAGRIAAQAMAEAAKLIAPGVTTDELDRVAHAYMCDHGAYPSTLGYRGFPKSLCTSVNEVICHGIPDSTVLNDGDIVNLDVTAYIGGVHGDNNATYLVGDVDEESRLLVERTRESLARAIKAVRPGRQVNIIGRVIESYAKRFGYGVVRDFTGHGINSSFHSGLIIPHYDSPHATTVIQPGMTFTIEPMLTLGTHDYDMWDDGWTVVTKDRRRTAQFEHTLVVTETGAEILTLP; the protein is encoded by the coding sequence ATGTCTGGCCAGTCGCTGCTCGTTCCAGGGGAGCTGTCCCCCACCCGTTCCGTGCCCGGAAACATCCGCCGGCCCGAGTACGTCGGCAAGCCGGCGCCGACCCCGTACACCGGACCGGAGGTGCAGACGCCCGAGACGATCGAGGCGATGCGCCGGGCCGGCCGGATCGCCGCGCAGGCGATGGCGGAGGCCGCGAAGCTGATCGCGCCGGGCGTCACCACCGACGAGCTGGACCGGGTCGCGCACGCGTACATGTGCGACCACGGCGCCTACCCGTCGACGCTGGGCTACCGCGGCTTCCCCAAGTCCCTGTGCACCAGCGTCAACGAGGTGATCTGTCACGGCATCCCGGACTCGACGGTCCTGAACGACGGCGACATCGTCAACCTCGACGTGACCGCGTACATCGGCGGGGTGCACGGCGACAACAACGCGACCTACCTGGTCGGGGACGTCGACGAGGAGTCGCGGCTGCTGGTGGAGCGGACCCGGGAGTCCCTGGCCCGGGCGATCAAGGCGGTCCGGCCGGGCCGCCAGGTCAACATCATCGGACGGGTCATCGAGTCGTACGCCAAGCGCTTCGGGTACGGCGTGGTCCGGGACTTCACCGGGCACGGCATCAACTCGTCGTTCCACTCCGGGCTGATCATCCCGCACTACGACAGCCCGCACGCGACGACCGTCATCCAGCCCGGGATGACCTTCACGATCGAGCCGATGCTGACGCTGGGGACGCACGACTACGACATGTGGGACGACGGCTGGACGGTCGTGACGAAGGACCGCAGGCGCACGGCCCAGTTCGAGCACACGCTGGTGGTGACGGAGACGGGCGCGGAGATCCTGACCCTGCCGTAA
- a CDS encoding heme oxygenase (biliverdin-producing), translated as MDSFSTLIRTASHEQHVEAETSTFMSDLLGGRLGVEAYARYTEQLWFVYEALETGAGRLASDPVAGPFVQPELFRLPALERDLAHLRGPDWRTGLSALPATQAYATRVRECAERWPAGYIAHHYTRYLGDLSGGQIIRDRAERTWGFERKGDGVRFYVFEEIGNPAAFKRGYRELLDAVRADDLEKQRIVSECKKAFALNTAVFHALGEEFPLSA; from the coding sequence ATGGACTCGTTCTCGACACTCATCCGCACGGCGTCCCACGAGCAGCATGTGGAGGCCGAGACCTCGACGTTCATGAGCGACCTCCTCGGCGGGAGGCTCGGCGTCGAGGCGTACGCGCGCTACACCGAGCAGCTCTGGTTCGTGTACGAGGCGCTGGAGACCGGCGCCGGGCGGCTCGCCTCGGACCCGGTGGCCGGACCCTTCGTCCAGCCCGAGCTGTTCCGGCTGCCGGCGCTGGAGCGGGACCTGGCGCATCTGCGCGGGCCCGACTGGCGGACGGGACTGTCGGCCCTGCCGGCGACCCAGGCGTACGCGACGCGGGTGCGGGAGTGCGCCGAGCGCTGGCCGGCCGGGTACATCGCGCACCACTACACGCGCTACCTCGGCGACCTCTCCGGCGGGCAGATCATCCGCGACAGGGCCGAGCGGACCTGGGGCTTCGAGAGGAAGGGCGACGGCGTCCGCTTCTACGTCTTCGAGGAGATCGGCAACCCGGCGGCCTTCAAGCGGGGTTACCGGGAGCTGCTGGACGCGGTGCGCGCGGACGACCTGGAGAAGCAGCGGATCGTGAGCGAGTGCAAGAAGGCGTTCGCCCTGAACACGGCGGTCTTCCACGCCCTGGGCGAGGAGTTCCCGCTCTCGGCGTGA
- a CDS encoding PhzF family phenazine biosynthesis protein produces MTDYDVLRVFCAPNGGYGNELGVVREGSVLPDREDRQDLAAKLGFSETVFVDDPERGIIDIYTPTLRLPFAGHPCVGTAWLLDVPELVTPAGVVGTRLDGEFSWIEARAEWAPPRTLRQHASAAEVDDLAVPPKGEWIYAWAWEDEPAGRVRARAFPGRDDGVDEDEATGAAALLLTEQLGRALNITQGSGSQILTAPQPYGWVEIGGRVFLER; encoded by the coding sequence GTGACTGATTACGACGTGCTCCGCGTCTTCTGCGCGCCGAACGGCGGCTACGGCAACGAACTGGGCGTGGTTCGCGAAGGCTCGGTGCTGCCGGACCGCGAGGACCGACAGGACCTCGCGGCGAAACTCGGCTTCAGCGAGACGGTGTTCGTCGACGACCCCGAGCGCGGGATCATCGACATCTACACGCCCACCCTGCGTCTGCCCTTCGCCGGCCACCCCTGCGTGGGCACGGCCTGGCTGCTCGACGTGCCCGAGCTCGTCACCCCGGCCGGGGTCGTGGGCACCCGCCTGGACGGGGAGTTCAGCTGGATCGAGGCGCGGGCCGAGTGGGCCCCGCCGCGCACCCTTCGTCAGCATGCCAGCGCCGCCGAGGTCGACGACCTGGCCGTGCCGCCGAAGGGGGAGTGGATCTACGCCTGGGCCTGGGAGGACGAGCCCGCGGGCCGCGTCCGCGCCCGCGCCTTCCCCGGCCGCGACGACGGCGTCGACGAGGACGAGGCGACCGGCGCGGCCGCGCTGCTGCTCACCGAGCAGTTGGGCCGCGCCCTGAACATCACCCAGGGCTCCGGCTCCCAGATCCTCACCGCCCCCCAGCCGTACGGCTGGGTGGAGATCGGCGGACGGGTGTTCCTGGAGCGCTGA